The Pseudopipra pipra isolate bDixPip1 chromosome 4, bDixPip1.hap1, whole genome shotgun sequence DNA segment ACACTGAAAATCaacaagtatttttttcaggaCTTCTGTATAATGTACATTAATAGTTGGTGAAGGTACAGTCCTTCGCTCATACATCTccttatctgaaaaaaaaattcctttaaaacataataaaagctgttttcttcctttctttcttcagagATTTCCTGAACCATCTTTGGAGCAGAAGCTGGTAGATCCAGCATCCCCATTTGCACCAAAGAATTCCACTGTGAGGAATTCAGTATCTCCCCATAGTTTAAGGAGAATTCAGACATATTTCTTTTGTCTAATTGCATTGTGGAAACCACCTTCATTCTTTGTCATCACCCAAATCTGAAGCTCCttcaattaaaagaaatgtcacCAGCAAGTCCTTTCCTAGTTTATTCCATGAATGCTGTTCTTTATAAGAGGTAAATGCGTGTAGGAGACCAGAGGAATGGCTGAGTGGCTCGAAACAACCAGGTGGGAAGTGTGAGGGGGAACAGGGAGAGATCTGCATAGATAGGACTGCTACTGCTCCACCCCATCCCCTTGAGCCTTAGTCAGCCTTTGGTCCACACTGGAACGGCAGCAGCCAACCCTATGGCCTGCCCCAAAATGGCAGAGGGACCCCATGGCCTGTCACAAAATGGCGGACTGACCCATGGCCTGTCACAAAATGGTGGACTGACCCATGGCCTGCCCCAAAATGGCAGAGGGACCCCATGGCCTGTCACAAAATGGTGGACTgacccacagcctgtcccaaaATGGCAGTGAGCCCATGTCCTGCCCCAAAATGGCAGACCGACCTATGGCCTGCCCCAAAATGGCGTAGTGAGCCCATAGCCTGTCACGAAATGTTGTACGGACCCATGACCTGTCACAAAATGGTGTACTGACCCATGACCTGTCACAAAATGGTGGACTGAGCCCATGGCCTGCCCCAAAATGGCAGAGTGAGCCCATGGCCTGTCACAAAATGGTGGACTGTTCCATGACCTGCCCCAAAATAGTGGAGTGAGCCCATGGCCTGCCCCAAAACGGCGGACTGACCTGTAGCCTGTCACAAAATGGTGGAGTGAGCCCATGGCCTGTCACAAAATGGCAGAGTGACCCGAGGTCTGCCCTAAAATGGCAGAGTGAGCCCACGGCCTGCTGCAAAATGGCAGACTGCCCCCACGGCCTGTCACAAAATGGCGGAGGAACCCATGGCCTCTCACAAAATGGCGGACGAACCCATGGGCTGTCACAAAATGGTGGACTCAGCCCATGATCTGTCAACAAATGGCGAAGTGATCCCACGAATGACCCTAAATGGCAGCTTGATCCATGGCCTGCCCCAAAATGgcagatatataaatatattgtaaGCCAGAGTAAAAATTCCAGTCAATGCCTTAGTGCGTGCCTTGTTGTATCCAGACAAGTTAAATTTTGCTAAGTTAAAGTTTGTGAAGTGTAAAGTTGTGAAGTTTGTGAATACTTGGTCTGGACGTTGTTTTAAAGTTTGCCAAGTACCTTATTCTACCGTAACGTTCTGAAGTTTGCAAGTAAAAGTTCGGTGTTGAACCCCCTGAGAATTTTGTGGTTTCTCCCACCCAGTGTGAATCAACCAACCTTCCCCTAAACCCCCCGGGGCACCGCAGCGCGGGGGGCTGGGTAAGAGTGTCAGTGGTCGTTGCTGAACGTGGAGCACGTGAAACAGAGAGAATGAAAAAGCAGCTTATTCTGTGCAGTGTGatcacaaaaaaccccaagtttcAATGTTGTCTAGACAGTATCATGGATAATCCATTATGTAGAATCCTGCATGGATAGAAATGTGAGTCCCCTGCCATTGGCTTGAAATCCAATCAGTGCCCATTACTTCCAGCAGGAAACAGAAAGTTGCTGGATTTAATGGCCTAGCTCTCTTTCCAAAAAGCCTCATGTCCCCAGCAAGTAGAGGAACCTTTGGGATGTCTCAGCTAATAATTCCATCAGTTAGGGTAACTCGTATTCCATGACTGAGCTTCACAACTACATGGACATTCCCTCATATCTCACAGCATGGTCCACACAAAATCTGCCAGTTCTGATTTACTCACCACTCCAGGCACTGCATTCCGCTGGTCTTTAGTCAGGAGAGTGCTTTGCCTCCAACTTTATGTCAAACTAAATAATAACAACCACatgacaataataataataataataataataacaataatagtaACAATAATAATTAAGTTGTTGataacaaaattttaaaagtagctGGTGATGACAAAACTATCTTACCATTAGAAAATTAATTCACaagagctttaaaataaaactaagaaaaaacaaggaaaaaatattgtctTCCTGCTCAGGCTGGTCCTCCCGAAGGTGTGGCTGTCACTAAGACAGGATCAGAGTTAGTATCTGACCATGCCCAGAGGGCATGTGGAGAAGGTTTGACACAACCTAAAAATCATCAGTAAATCCTCCTCGCTTTGCTCCCGCCTCCAGTCTTTTTTGAGCTCTCTTTTTCAGTGTTTACCTATCGAACCTTCCCTCAGGTTGGGCATGTAACACATCTGCAGACATAAATAACCCGTGGAATCCTGCCGTGAGAGCGCAGGAGCTACTTACAGCTCTGTCAAACAAAAAGCCAGGCTCGAGAGCTACACAGCATCACCAAAAACTGGAGACCTCTGTATtgctgcagtgaaaaaaaaccaagagcaGACACAGCATTTTTTACATCAGGAGCTTTTCAGCAAAATATTCAGGAAAACTTCCAAATCATGGGTATTTTCTAACCCCCTCTAAACCCAGCTTTTGCCCTATACTGCATCAAAGTATCAAATTCAAGGGGAATGTACTCCTCTTATGTACTCTACAAACACTTACTCTGGTGGCACATTTATTAAACATACAGAGAACTGATCCACTGTTCTGCCTTGCACCGCTTACTTTCAAGGACTCCCATTTTGCCTGAGAGAGAACAGATATAAATAATTATAGAATAAAATACTGTCAGAGAATAATGCTCTCTGGTTGCTTTGGTCCAATAAGAGCCACCATAAAACTTTCATGGGAAAGGGCAATAATTGATTCTATGAGGGTAACACTTTATCACGCTGCCTTGTTGCTATTATGccaaagtaaattaaaatatcttaGTCCACCTCTATATATAGCTTAGTTTACACACCTAATTCTGGTCTTTTTAAAATGACCTTGGAAAATGAAGTGCATTTTCTCACAGGCACGAATTTTATACATCACATTTTCCAGTATAATATCTGAAGACATTGTTCTCATTTCTTTTAAGGACATCACTGgcacattaaaaaagaaaaaaaagtgagaaattagAGAACATCTGAGTTCCTGATTACTCATTGAATAGTCTGGATCTGAAGTAAAGCTAGACAGATttctaagaaattaatttgtctTCTGAAGGGCCACACAGTATGAAAAATAAGTGACAATATTAAACACTTAGGCAGATAGACATCATCCCTTTATAATCATTATTTATATGTAACTATTCAAGAAGTTAATTTCTGTGTTCTCCTGGGTATATTCAATACAGAAGTAACTCCAAAATCTGACTTGCttgtttcagtgtttttgtTAATGACAGTTTTATGCTGCTTTATAGCTGAAAATATGCAATTTGCTGGGGTTTGGCAGAACATACCTGCAGTCAGTTCCCTTTTAAAAAGGTCAGGAGGTGTTGGAGCATTGGACATCATTCAGATTTCTGCATGCACTGATTTTAGGAATGTTTTAACAGTAATCCATCAATATAAATGTGATTTCTGAGTCAAGTGAGGCATCGTTGAAAAGCAGCTTATTTGAAATTCTACCAAAATATGTTACAGCTATGCAACAAATGAACCATCAATTTTACTTAACATAATTCATCTTGAAACtcatatgtgtgtatgtattgTATCAATTACCCCAGATCACCAAGAATGTGCAGCCAGTCCGTGCATCCATCATCCGTGCAGACACCTTGGAAAAGGGCAAAGTTTGAAGCATGTCTCAAATGATAAACATactgaaggaagaaattctgtttcAGAAGCAAAATGTCATAAAACATTCCTGCACCAAAAGTAatggtaataaaaaaaatctcacttgaatttgtttaaaataaattaggCCAGAATTGCCATCTTGGATGCAAAAAAGAGGCAGACTACTTTTATGAATGCcataaaaataaactattttaataGGTACATAAATAAAAGGTTTAAAGTAGAATTTTCCCCCCGAACAGCAAGATGGCCTAGCTTCTGTACAGCAACTGAACAGCGTTCACATGactcctaaattaaataaaCCCTTTGTTACATTCAAAAACCACTGGAGGCAAATACACAATGCAATGACGCACCTGAATTGTTCTCCTTCCTCATCCTAGCAGTGTATACAGTATTTCCTTGGTTTACAGTACTCTGAGGATATGGATCTGTTAAATAAAACTCTGAATGACAGGGTGGAAATCAAAGTAAAAAAGCAAAGTTAAAAACCCCCGCAGAACCCTGGCACCCAAAGGGGTACTTTGCATCAGCCAGGAAGTTTTAACGGGAGAAAAATAAGGATTGtgctgtaaaataaattatgccTTTTACATATTGCTGTATAGTTATGTTAAAGTGTTTAAATAGTTACATTCACTTTGGCAATGTGTTTTTGTCTATGCCTATAATAAATTATATGTGGTGTGTGCTAGCTGGTCATGTGTTTTACTGCAAATGGGGGGAGCTTAGCACATCTaggaaatgttaaaaatgtttcagattTATTTAAGACAGACAAAATCTAATTCAAAGCAGCTTTCCTCCTATCATGccccccttcccagcacctCTAAGAAGTTACCCTGATGGCTTCatatttttgctgtgttgtaTCAAAAAGCATCATAGGTTGCTGACTAACACTTACTGACCCACAGAGGTtctcaggttttgtttttcctttctctttctgaatCACCTCTCATTTTGAGGACATCTGCCATTAACATCTCCATCCTCTCCAAAGATTCCTACTAGTTAAGGCAAGGAAGCACCATTTGGTCCATCAAAGCTGAGTTTCCTGAAATGAGGTGTTATCGCTGCTGTTTTCTGGaatgtggtggtggtgggtgagGACCATTCATCCTGTGGAGGACGAAGTCTGTCATATGGACACTCAGAGTGTTGAGATACCTTGTGCTGGtgaaatcagaataaaaaattCAAAGACGACAACTTCCATCCATAGTGCAGAACTAGCATTTCTAGTCTATTCCGTCAGAAGTTCAAGTCTGTTGGTCCAAGCCGACTCAGACTCAGCCAAAGAGGGTGCTCAGAGTCTACCCACCAGCAAGACGTGACCGGCAAGGCAATGACTGCCcctttttcctgtttgctttcttcttgttcttgttCTTCTTCTGCTTATTTGCACCTTTGCTTTTATCcgacttctttttcttttcgTCCTCCTTAAACCACGGCCCCCAGACTCCTCCGTTCAGCTTGGGGTTACTCCGGGGGTCCTTCGGTGGGTAGCGGACGGGAACCGCGGTCTTATTGAACTGCGAGAGCCTCCGCAAGAGCTGCTTCACCACGTCTGGGTACCTGGCAGAGAGGTCCACCCGCTCGTAGGGGTCGGCGGTGATGTTGAAGAGCCACACGGTTTTGCCAGCGGACCAGGAGACGCGCTCGTTGTGCCAGCGGTTGGGGCCCGCGTTGCTGAAGGCCTGCGGAGGCACCCAGTCGCTGTATCCCGGGTTTCCCGTCAGTAGTTTCCAGTGGTTCACTCTGATGGCGGACTGGATGGCGGTGTTCCAGATCCCGTAGCCGGCGGCCCAGGAGCCGTTTTTGGCTTTGGTGTAAATGGGGTCGATGTTGTGCAGGATGTCCACGCGCGGAGAGCGCCTGCCTTCGCTGATGGTTTCCCAGATGTCATACCCGTCCAGCTGGATGTCTTCATCGATCTGCCCTTCCGCCAGCGTGATCAAGGTGGGGAACCAGTCCGTGATGTGCACCAGCTCCTTACACACAGAccctttgtttttcagaaggGGGCTATGGACAAACCCAACGGCGCGGATACCTCCTTCCCAATAGGTCCCTTTGCTCCCTCGGAGAGGCCAGTTGCTTCCTCCGGCCATAGGCTGCCCACCATTATCCGAGGAATATATGATAATGCTATTCTCATAGTACCCATACTTCTTTAGAGCAAGGGTCACGTTGTTGATGGCTTCATCCAGACAGGCCAGCATCGCCGCGTACCTCCGCCTGTTGATGTTATTTATCGACCGGTAATGTTCAAAATACCTGCCCGGCGCCTGAAGGGGCGAATGGACAGCCTGGTAAGCGATGTAGAGGAAGATGGGCTTCCCGGGGTTGTGAGAGGCCAAGATCTGCTGCACTTTCTGCGTGTACATCTGCGTTGAGTAGATGCCGGTGTCGTGGTCCCACGCGGCGTTGTCGTTCTCGTAGAGGTCGTAGCCGCAGATGCCCGGGCTGTCGCACTTGAAGTGCGTGTAATAGTCGCCGCTGCCCAGGAGGGAGCCGAAGAAGGAGTCGAAGCCCCTCTGCGTGGGCATGCACTCCCGGCGGTAAAAGCCCAGGTGCCACTTGCCCACCATGTGCGTTGAGTACCCAACCTCCTTCAGCTTCTGAGGTAGCGTGACGTTATCCAGAGGTAAGCAGTTGGGCTGGGTCGGCCGGATGATGGAGTGCTGGAGGCCCGTGTGGATCTGGTACCTGGAGGCAGGAAGAGACAGGCATCAGGTGGGGAGGTGGAGGAAATGCTCAGGTGTGTGGACACCCATGTGCACAACTGTAACAAGATATTCCTATGCATGCAGCAACCTTCTCTGGGAATATTTCAGAGCATGTACATCAAAAACCAGCTCAGTCATACTGTCAAATCTGCTGAAATGGGACAATGGCATATGGTTTGCTTCACCCCACCTCCTTTGGCCAGTGGGCAACACCACCAAATGAGAAATGTGACTCTCCCTGCCAGCCTCATTTTTAATGCCTTTATTTCCTGGTAGCTGTGGGCAATGTCAAAAGACCTCAGAGGCGACACGCTGCCTCTGAACTATTATTTGGGCACAATTGTCTTAAAGCCACCAGTCAAACTCCCAGACCTCCACGGCATCCCTTATGTcgatcccagccctgggaagcagACCAAGCACTACAGCACCAACTCAGGACCAGCTCTCACAGCACATGTGGTACTGAGCCCAAGGGCCTGACCTCTGCTCATCCATCATGCACTACGCCCATGGGCTATGACTTAGCATTTATTTCCTGAGTAACACCCTGGCCAAAACTCAAGGAAAGAGGCTTCTGAGTGATCACTCAAAAGGAAGTGACAATTCAAGCACTGCATCTCTTCTTCAGCAGTCATCTTCTGTCCTTGCCTCACTGCTGGGTGAAACATTTCCTTCCGTGAACTGAGATAGTCAAAATACCTACAAATACAGGAGCACGGGTATTTACAGGTactctgcttttcctccacAGAAAGCTTTCACATGTCTCCATTTAGCAATGATTATAGAAAATTATGTGGATAAATACAGTTTTTACAATGCCTCGTAACTCGCCAGCGGTAAACGCATCCACAGCATATAAAAATGCTGGACTTTGAGCATGTAAGAGCAGTATATTTAAAGGATGGGATAATCAATTCTGCAGTGCAGCACAGCCTATGTGTAAAGAATACATATGGCCTCCATATGATTAGAAAATAAACCCAGCACGGGCAGCAGTAAGTATCAAAAATCAAGGACAAATAGGTTTCTATCAGTTCAACACTAAAAAATAGAATGTAACAGCAGATTGTAAACCAAAGGCAACTTCTCCCTGAGTGTGAAAATAGATTAAATTCTCAGGCACAAATAGAACAGCCAGGTCCCCCAGTACTGCGAAGCTTCCCCAAAACCACTTTTAATTCATTTCTGGTAGCAGGAGTTGGGCCTTCCTGACACATTCTGCTGGAGTTGCCAATCTGATTGGCCTCCTGAGCTAtctagaaaattaaaaacattaggCTCTGCCTGTCCATAAATAACCTAAATCCTGCTTTTATATGATGGCTTCCTGGCCAAGATCTTAGAAGGCGCCATAGCTGTCTTTAGTGGCTGGCAATCTGTAGGAATTGTGTAACTCCCACTTAATTCTTGAACTAATTTCCGTGGAACCAGAAGCTCTGGCCTAACTAATTCGTTGCAGAAGCTTTGGGTGTTGCACTGGACTAAacgtgctgcagagctgctgctttgctttgcctCCCTGGCCCCTTTTCAGAGCATTGTCTCTGGGACCAGTTTGGGGACCTGGAGCCCAGCCACCCAATTGTCCCCAAACTCACAACTGGTGCAGACACAGGAGATACTGCAGTGGAGTTAAAGCACACTCTCAACATGATGGGTTTCTGGCACCTacactttgcttttttaaaagaaatatcacGCACACACAAATACCCACGTCCTTCCCATGATTCAGCTGTAACATTCTTCTCTTAAAAACAGGTAAACTACCATCAGGAAACCATGCAGTTCAGTTCATTCCATGTTTGAGAGTCCTCAGGGAACTTTGTCCACAAGGCATTtcatttccttccccttctctttcGTCCGCCTTGTTAAATCCTTTCAGTAAATTCCCATTTTTTGATCCAGCTGAAAAAGTCCTTGCCCCCACCCTGCTCTTTTAGTAAGGAGCTTCTGTTTTCTTAACACTGACATCCTCCCCGATCTCGAGATCAGCCCCTAATTCCAGTTGAGCAGTTTCTCCCCTGATAAGCTAATTTTGCTGGAAGTCAGGATTTTCTCTAAGGGGATGTTGTAGTGACACTTCTCCTCTACACAGCAGCTGAGCCTGGGGGGAACAGGCAACAGAATTTGTGACACATTGCAAACCAATTTGTCTCTTGACAACGCCTACACAGAAAGCATGATAGTCACACAAAGTTAATTCCCATAAAGAATTCCTAAACCACCACACGGATTCCCCAACGAGGGCTTTTCAATTAGAGATCCAAGCATGAAATTCCTACTCTGTTAATCTGGGAAATACTGAACCAAAAAATATCAAGAGTTAGCCTCGGTCACACAGGCATTCAGCACTGCATCTTGTTTTAGTGGTGCCCTCAATTCTTCAATCTGCTGGCAACAATGCACATATaacatacaaatataaatatatatgcacatatattctctgctgctgccttcttGCATGAGACTTCGGTGTGTTTCCcatatgtgtgtgtgcctgtgtgctATTTTTGGCACAGCTATGCTTCTGAATGTACCTATAGGCACACAGACAAATAGATATGCAATTTTTTATACTCACACATGCAAAAAGGGAGCTGCAAAACAATCAATTTgaagtcaaaatatttcaggcGTAGAAACGCTTCAAAGAAATATCAACCTGGTTATCAGAATGTTTTTCACTACTACAAACATGGCTAAGATTTGTTCACTTTCTTTGCCACATGCCTTCCTAATTGATCCATTATGTGCCAATATTACTTTTTCAGTGAAagtatttcattttcaaaggaCTTGCAGAGCACTCATGGGAAAGCAAAGTAATCTGAGCAGAAGACAGTGATGATGTGGAAGCAAATGGCATTAATAGCAACAGGAAAAGTGTCTCAACACAACTATTTTGAAACTGTATTTAGACTCTGCAAGAGGGAATAAAACTGAACAAGGCGAAACATAAAGGGAATAAGAGGCAGATGCTGATTTTGGGGAAGTTCCCTGGAAGATAAAGTCACAACCTCACAACTGCCATAAAATGTCTGTGAGATACATCCTATAGATTTCATCACTTTCTACCACAAGTTTAGctaattctttaaaataaatcgGTTGAATTTAATGCCAAACACAAAAAGCAACTTAGGGCTATGAATAGCCTGGAATTCATTATTACAATTTCAACACTAGCAACCAGTCAAATATAAGTAAATGCTCACGGGCCACAGAATCTAATTTCATCAGTTTTTAGACTTCAACCTTTGTGGACACTATTTGCATACAGGTAATAAAGTGATAACAGTCTTTATAAAGAGCAGGGGTTCAAGACTTGGGAATACTTCATATGCACGTGTCATGctctccttttctccccccCTCCAAGTCTCCATTAGACGCCTTGAAATCTGAAATCTGCTGAACGAGGAATGAAGTAAAACCTGTGCAAATTGTTCAGCTGATACGATGCAcgttgaaaattaatttctcctcACTGTGTCTCAGTGCAGTTTCCActcctgttttcattttgctggtGTGGTTGCTCAGATGTTTGCAGTAAAacccctgccagggcagctgctgaTGGACACACTGccctgtttatttgtttgtagtGGAAACTTTAAAGCAACAGCCTCCCAGGAGGGAGCATCCTGATGACTTCATAGGTCCTCTGCCTCTTGGATGCCAAGAGGAACGTTTCAGAggtttcttaaataaataaataagcaaataaatccTCCATCCTGAGTGTGAGCTCACGATACCCCTTTCCAACAGGAGCTTTCTAGTGAGTGTTTTCCCCCTTTACTTCGGGGTGGGTTCTGCACTGAGGAAGAAGCTGGGATGTTTCTAATTGTGTAATGTGCCTGTACAACACTACTGATTTCAAGCTTTCACAATGTTCAAATACTGCATTAATTGTCTTCAAACTGAGATTCTTCTAAGGCTCACTGAAGACTAACAAAGAAGCTCAGTTGGAAGTTTCTAATTTCAATAGCTTTTGCTAGCACTGCTCTAGCTAGGGCATATGGAAAACGTATTTTTCTTATGCTTGCATAGCTCAggatatgttaaaaaaaaatctcagtgttTAAAACAATAAACTCTAGCCCAGGATTCAGAAAAgaatactttaaataaaaaaagggctCACTCTTGTCCATCTCAAAGCTGTTTTGAGCTCTGCAAGGTGTTTGTGAGGGAAGTAGAAGCTGTTGAGGAGCTCTTCTGCTTTCAGCCTTCCAACCAGGCTGGtgaagagcagggcagagggatgCAAAGCTCCTGATCATGGACATGTTGGACATGGATCGACATGGCAGGATCACAGGAAAATGATTCTGCATTAGAAATATCTGCCATAAAAACTAAATGTTTTACACAGAATATGCTAAGgattttaaaactaaaactaGAACAAAGCTGCCCAATGTTAAATGTATGCCagagaaatataattttctatATTTAATCTATCATTTAACTATATTTATCCTCTGGCTTGTAACTCTAAGATTTTGGGGAGAAGGCAGG contains these protein-coding regions:
- the ARSJ gene encoding arylsulfatase J — its product is MARGGRRWPRRPCPGRMVAAVLAGLSLLSLLTCGYLAWGSRRAGPAGTPLAEEPGAGAPRSQPHIIFILADDQGFRDVGYHGSEIRTPTLDKLAAEGVKLENYYVQPMCTPSRSQLITGKYQIHTGLQHSIIRPTQPNCLPLDNVTLPQKLKEVGYSTHMVGKWHLGFYRRECMPTQRGFDSFFGSLLGSGDYYTHFKCDSPGICGYDLYENDNAAWDHDTGIYSTQMYTQKVQQILASHNPGKPIFLYIAYQAVHSPLQAPGRYFEHYRSINNINRRRYAAMLACLDEAINNVTLALKKYGYYENSIIIYSSDNGGQPMAGGSNWPLRGSKGTYWEGGIRAVGFVHSPLLKNKGSVCKELVHITDWFPTLITLAEGQIDEDIQLDGYDIWETISEGRRSPRVDILHNIDPIYTKAKNGSWAAGYGIWNTAIQSAIRVNHWKLLTGNPGYSDWVPPQAFSNAGPNRWHNERVSWSAGKTVWLFNITADPYERVDLSARYPDVVKQLLRRLSQFNKTAVPVRYPPKDPRSNPKLNGGVWGPWFKEDEKKKKSDKSKGANKQKKNKNKKKANRKKGQSLPCRSRLAGG